ATATGTTTAGTTAAGTGGTTTGAATTTCTAGCACCAAATTTACTTTTCTTCGTAGGAGGGAGGCATGCGAATGATGCAAGGTaaatttgcatcaccatcagcacGTATTAATTGTGGCTCAATACCGTGATCCTGTAAGTTGGTGGTTATCTTATGGTGTTGAGTATATCCATCCCTCCAGAAGATTGTAGTAAATATATTAAGTCAAACAAATACATCATCTGGATAAGTGAAGAATTGAAGTATGTTTAAAGAATCCACTCCAAACTACACAATCATTTACTTTCATCGAGAATACATGATCTTGTGTATGTTCAGTACAATTTGAAGTTGGAGCAAAAAAGAATTAAAGGTAAAGCAAGACAAAATAACATTGATATTCACGACGATCATAATCTACTAAGGGATGACAATATGCTTGAATGGATAAcgggggaagacgaaacaccGATTTTATTACCTCAAGAAGAACAATTGTTAAATATGCTAGAAGAGGAAGCCGTTAATAATCCATAGCCCGTCCCTCTACCATACAACTGGCATGATCCCGAAGTTGAAATCTCATACGAAAGGTTACCGGTGAgtgactttgtttatgactttggtaatCTTTCATTCAGAGATAATACACAAGGTTATGAGAATGTGAATCATACATATGATTTTCACTACACTACTAATCGTTCTGACCAGGGTGTCCAATATATGAACGAAGGATATAATTCTAATattaataacaaaatataatgaagtgggtaacaatgatgatgagaaTGGAGGCTATTATGGTTATGATACTTATACGAACGAAGACAGCCAGTATCCCCCGATGATGACTATAATGAGGAAAGGAACCGCcgagaaaatgaaaaatacatgAATAGATCGAAAAAGGGTGGTGGTCGTAGTTGGCTCGCGTAACTATTTTAAATGATAAACACTAGtttaataatattatgttttttAAAATTTGAAGTTTTTAATCATGTAGTTTACTTTCCCtgtattattttaaaattttaattttacgtTTTAATCCTTCaatccagaaaaagaaaaaaaactaaaaaaaatgataaaaaaattatttacacgATTATGACGTGCATGATAACgggaaaacagttataaaaaacgcacgttaaaatgttatttaaaagaaaaaaatattcaagctaactttagaaaaacggttataacgtgtGTGAAAACTAAAAAACGGCTCTAAAAGACTGgcgttatttcctatttatcggcatTATAAAAACACGGGGTTCGAGGACCCTCACGACCACGATATATGAGTGTGACCGTTTTAACGGCTGTTTTTTGAATAAAAACgggtgtttttcaaaccttgctaTTAAATCTACCTGACACTACTACCCATCATCTGAATTTCGATGTAAACTAGGTTGTTTTTATTTATTCTTCTTTGTGATAAGACCTCAACAAAAATCTGAATAACCTGTAGGGAAATAATTCCTTGGTTGTGGGTATTTTAGTCAGATGACAATAGCTTTGTGTCCAAATATGTTTATCTGAATTTAAAGTGGTATCTGTATTCTGAAATTTAaactactaaaaaaaaaagaaaaaaaaaacatgcacTCCTAAATTATCAAGTTTCTTTTTCAGGCTCTCTTATTATTATTAGTACTTATATTCTTAATTATTATTCATTACAGTTCTTCATTTCTTATACAAACTGtctaaataataataaagtcagAGGTTAGCTTTTGTCCACACCCTCtcactctctgtctctctctcttCTGGTGCACTTTTCGGTTAGTAGAACACTTTTATGCATCTGCAATCCGTATGAGTTTAACTTTCAACACATTTCTGGACAGAGATGAAAacagaaataaagaaaagaagagatcatGGGTTTTTATCAGAGTTGAATATACAACACTTCCCCTTGACTCACACactctcactttctctctctctcagaGATGCTGAACAAGAACACTGTATATCAATCAAATATACTCATATAAATACAttagagagaagaagaaggttgaaTACAGCGAAGCAGAGATTTTTAATATATAAAAAAAGTGCTTGAGATTGAAATAAAATTTGTCTGTCTTTAAATTTTCATTGCAAGACTACTACTTGTGTCGTGGGTTACCCCACTGCAGCTTTTTGTCGTTCTCTTTCACTTTCTttcactcactcactcactcaccctctctctctcttgatcTCTATACTTATACGAGTTTTGGGtttcttttgtatttcttttctggTCCTCACTTGGTAATGATTTTTCTTCTCGTTAAGTGTAGTTGAAGTAGTAAATTAGGAGCAGCATTAATCTGTTCAAAGTCTGTTACAAGTTCACaacaaagaagaagaggagaagagcaGTTTCAAGAATGGGTATTAACTGACTGATCCGGTGGTGGTttctttgaagaaggaaaaaaaaacacactTTCTGCTTCTTGATTCAGGGTTTTCTTTCTCTTcatcaaatttgtttttcttcttcttaattcttcTGTTGTTTCTGTGGGAAATTTCTCTGCATGTCTTCACAGCAACAGAGACAGTTCGGTATAATGGTGGGAGGGAATATTAATAGTAACAATGTGGGATTGATTGATACAACatatacaaaaatatttgttGGAGGATTAGCTTGGGAAACTCAGAGAGATACTATGAGACGTTACTTTGAACAGTTTGGAGAGATTCAAGAAGCTGTTGTGATAACCGATAAGAATACTGGAAGATCTAAAGGATATGGATTTGTAATTAcaattttctctctctctctatctatctctatctctaatttgttttcattttttgtgATATTTTATTAACAtgggtttttgttttgatttaatgTAGGTGACATTCAAGGATCCAGATTCAGCTGTGAGAGCTTGTCAAGATCCATCTCCTGTAATTGATGGAAGAAGAGCTAATTGTAATCTTGCCTGTCTCGGAGCTCAGAGGCCTCACCCTTTGTCTGCTTCTCAACAtggttctttttctctctctccctCAACTTTCTTAATGATCGACTACGATAATTTTTAAAAGAAACTAACCTCAATCCATGAACCACAGACATAGAGATGCGTTCAATCAAGATAATACTAACTTTTCACATTTGATCATCTTAATTCTtaagttttctcttatttttccttttttcagATTATGGAAACACCCACACTAATATCTCTCTGTTGCTCAGAATTTTATACATGCTTCAGTTGATCTACTATTTAATCTTAAAACAGTTAGTAATTCTGCAATTTTTTAACCTTGAAtttgtttttatatatatatatatatgcaggttTGGGAAGGTTTAGACCAGGACATGGATCAGTAGTTACTGCACCAACTTATGAAGGATCTTCTGCCTCTACATATTTCAATCAACCTTCTCCGTACACATTTCCATATTCAACTTATGGGTACTAAAAAAATCCAAAGGAccttaaaataaaaaattgtttcaGTTATTGGTGTTTTGAATTTCTGCATTTTCCTGATCCTCTTTCTTTATCAGGTATTCCGGTTATTCTCAGGAAAATATGTATCAGATGGTGAGGATAATTTCCTTTCATCTGTTGATCACGTTAACCAATTTTATTACCGTTGTTGAATAGAAATTAAGTCTTCCTATTGAACTAAATTGTAGAATTACTACAATGTATATGGAGGGCAACAAATTCCAGCTGCTGCTTACTATGCGGCTGGAGGGGCAGCGTCTGGAACTCCTGGGATTGTCCCCAACTTCTACCCATTCTATATGCAAAATGGTCAAGCTCAAGGTCTCAGAGTTCAATATCCTCAATGGGTTCAATATCCATATATATCTCAACCTTATACGCCTGCAGTACTTCCAATACCTACTCCAGTTTCCCCCGTAACCACCATTACAGGTTTGAATTCTTACTCGAGAAATGAATCACATTACTTATGTATATCATGTTTTCATTTTGATCCATTAGTGGGCATTGATATGTAGCAGGTGTGACTTTAACTACAGAAGGTTCTGTGGGTACAAGAACGATCACGATAAAAGACC
The nucleotide sequence above comes from Papaver somniferum cultivar HN1 chromosome 8, ASM357369v1, whole genome shotgun sequence. Encoded proteins:
- the LOC113301578 gene encoding RNA-binding protein 24-B-like isoform X1, producing the protein MSSQQQRQFGIMVGGNINSNNVGLIDTTYTKIFVGGLAWETQRDTMRRYFEQFGEIQEAVVITDKNTGRSKGYGFVTFKDPDSAVRACQDPSPVIDGRRANCNLACLGAQRPHPLSASQHGLGRFRPGHGSVVTAPTYEGSSASTYFNQPSPYTFPYSTYGYSGYSQENMYQMNYYNVYGGQQIPAAAYYAAGGAASGTPGIVPNFYPFYMQNGQAQGLRVQYPQWVQYPYISQPYTPAVLPIPTPVSPVTTITAGVTLTTEGSVGTRTITIKDPGSARTEQSST
- the LOC113301578 gene encoding RNA-binding protein 24-B-like isoform X2, whose protein sequence is MSSQQQRQFGIMVGGNINSNNVGLIDTTYTKIFVGGLAWETQRDTMRRYFEQFGEIQEAVVITDKNTGRSKGYGFVTFKDPDSAVRACQDPSPVIDGRRANCNLACLGAQRPHPLSASQHGLGRFRPGHGSVVTAPTYEGSSASTYFNQPSPYTFPYSTYGYSGYSQENMYQMNYYNVYGGQQIPAAAYYAAGGAASGTPGIVPNFYPFYMQNGQAQGLRVQYPQWVQYPYISQPYTPAVLPIPTPVSPVTTITGVTLTTEGSVGTRTITIKDPGSARTEQSST